A portion of the Bdellovibrionales bacterium genome contains these proteins:
- a CDS encoding fasciclin domain-containing protein has product MNKTRTFAFLSSLLLGFSLSFSALAATPPAKPENVMKILKENKDLSKFADLVEKAGLESELTSKDARLTIFAPNNAAMDKLSSDVLDRAKETKDGLKNLVHYHMINGSVVFATNIKGRRASPSSASGEMIGFDGMGKTLKVGEATITTEDLGSNNGVVQVISAVLVPDSLKDPKIKEAQKEKEEAAMKKEMEEREKETAKKMESSAPAAVAPVKGETPATAPSVAGSAPVAAPAPKEEKKSFLKGLFGR; this is encoded by the coding sequence ATGAACAAGACTCGTACCTTTGCCTTCTTGTCTTCACTGCTTCTTGGTTTTTCACTTTCATTTTCGGCTCTTGCAGCGACGCCACCCGCCAAGCCGGAAAACGTCATGAAGATTCTGAAAGAGAATAAAGACCTTAGCAAATTTGCCGATCTTGTGGAAAAAGCGGGCCTTGAAAGCGAACTCACCAGCAAAGATGCGCGGCTTACCATTTTCGCGCCTAATAACGCTGCGATGGATAAGCTTTCGTCTGATGTTCTGGATCGTGCCAAAGAAACCAAGGACGGTCTTAAAAACCTTGTTCATTATCATATGATCAACGGCAGCGTCGTGTTTGCTACGAATATCAAGGGCCGCCGCGCTTCGCCTAGCTCGGCCAGCGGCGAGATGATTGGTTTTGACGGCATGGGCAAAACACTCAAGGTTGGCGAGGCGACCATTACGACTGAAGATTTAGGTTCTAATAATGGCGTTGTTCAGGTTATCAGCGCTGTGCTTGTTCCTGACTCGCTCAAAGATCCCAAGATTAAAGAAGCTCAAAAGGAAAAAGAAGAAGCTGCGATGAAGAAAGAGATGGAGGAACGCGAAAAGGAGACCGCCAAGAAAATGGAAAGTTCGGCTCCCGCTGCCGTTGCTCCTGTGAAAGGGGAAACGCCAGCTACTGCCCCTAGCGTTGCTGGATCCGCGCCCGTGGCCGCTCCTGCCCCCAAAGAGGAAAAGAAAAGTTTCCTGAAGGGCTTGTTCGGACGTTAA
- a CDS encoding polyprenyl synthetase family protein translates to MATIIPLKTPHEPRRDALADLTALVADDLAATNQIIVQRMESQVPLIPQLASHIIAAGGKRLRPVLALAAAKLCGYQGQRQRKLAAAVELLHTATLLHDDVVDASDLRRGLPSANALFGNQPSILVGDFLFSRAFQLMVEDGSIDVLRILASATAVIAEGEVLQLTAKNDSATSEQAYLEIVRAKTAELFASACRIGAVIAARPAAEKEALRTFGLNLGIAFQIIDDVLDYDAAQEDLGKTLGDDFREGKITLPVILAIHRGSEAERAFFKRTMGDQIQRDGDFDHALDIMRRHGTLRDSVDRANHYGAIAHDSLGLFPDGAIKAALLNVVDFTIQRGF, encoded by the coding sequence ATGGCTACCATTATTCCTCTTAAAACGCCCCACGAGCCGCGCCGTGATGCGCTGGCCGATTTGACGGCGCTGGTTGCCGATGATTTGGCCGCGACAAATCAGATTATCGTGCAGCGCATGGAAAGTCAGGTTCCCCTTATCCCCCAACTGGCCAGCCATATCATTGCGGCGGGCGGAAAACGGCTAAGGCCTGTTCTGGCGCTCGCGGCGGCCAAGCTGTGCGGCTATCAAGGCCAGCGTCAGCGTAAACTGGCGGCAGCGGTTGAGCTTCTTCACACCGCGACGCTGCTGCATGATGATGTTGTGGACGCCAGCGATCTGCGACGCGGCCTGCCCTCGGCCAACGCTCTGTTTGGTAACCAGCCCAGCATTCTGGTCGGCGACTTCCTGTTCAGTCGCGCCTTTCAATTGATGGTTGAGGACGGCTCAATTGACGTGCTGCGGATTCTGGCTTCGGCAACAGCCGTGATTGCGGAAGGCGAGGTTCTTCAACTTACGGCCAAGAACGACAGTGCGACCAGTGAGCAAGCCTATCTTGAAATCGTGCGCGCCAAGACCGCCGAGTTGTTCGCCTCCGCCTGCCGAATTGGCGCGGTGATCGCGGCAAGGCCCGCAGCGGAAAAGGAAGCCTTGCGCACCTTTGGCCTGAACCTTGGCATTGCGTTTCAGATTATTGACGACGTGCTGGATTACGATGCAGCGCAAGAGGATTTGGGCAAAACCCTAGGCGACGATTTCCGCGAGGGCAAGATCACCCTGCCCGTCATACTAGCGATCCATCGCGGCAGCGAGGCTGAACGCGCTTTCTTCAAACGCACGATGGGGGATCAAATCCAACGAGACGGCGACTTTGACCATGCTCTTGACATCATGCGCCGCCATGGGACTTTGCGGGACAGCGTGGACCGCGCCAATCATTACGGCGCAATTGCCCACGATTCCTTGGGGCTTTTCCCCGATGGTGCGATAAAGGCGGCGTTGCTGAACGTCGTTGATTTTACAATCCAACGCGGGTTTTAG
- a CDS encoding methyltransferase, producing the protein MMDTTTDKLLNSRITVQQPASGYRIAVDTLLLASAVPVQAGQGEKVLELGCGVGGAMLALAARVGDVSITGLELQEPMAALCASNIALNGFEDRLKVEHGDVAAPAHEGAGQFDHVMMNPPFHHGKTHSASANPSKRMANTESEEADLSVWLMRAAQALKQGGCMTMIHRADRQDEIIMLASTSFSTIIIKPIWSKKEGGTCKRIIICALKGEGKDGTSVTIAQPFILYGNDGLYTSDANGILRESGGMQVKAENR; encoded by the coding sequence ATGATGGATACGACAACAGACAAGCTCCTTAACAGTCGCATAACGGTGCAGCAGCCTGCGAGCGGCTATCGCATTGCCGTGGATACACTGCTGCTCGCCAGCGCCGTTCCGGTGCAGGCAGGGCAGGGCGAGAAGGTGCTAGAGCTTGGCTGCGGTGTTGGCGGCGCTATGCTGGCTTTGGCGGCTAGGGTTGGCGATGTTTCCATTACGGGGCTGGAGCTGCAAGAGCCAATGGCCGCGTTGTGCGCCTCGAACATAGCGCTTAATGGCTTTGAAGATCGACTTAAGGTCGAGCACGGCGACGTTGCTGCGCCCGCGCATGAAGGCGCCGGACAATTTGATCACGTCATGATGAATCCGCCTTTTCACCACGGCAAGACCCACAGCGCCTCGGCCAATCCGTCCAAAAGGATGGCCAACACGGAAAGCGAGGAGGCGGATTTGTCTGTGTGGCTGATGCGTGCGGCGCAGGCCTTAAAGCAAGGCGGGTGCATGACCATGATCCACCGTGCCGACAGACAGGACGAGATTATCATGCTGGCCAGCACGTCCTTTTCCACAATTATCATCAAGCCCATCTGGTCAAAAAAAGAGGGCGGAACGTGCAAACGCATCATCATCTGTGCTCTAAAAGGGGAGGGGAAGGACGGAACCTCCGTGACAATTGCGCAACCCTTCATCCTCTATGGCAACGACGGACTCTACACCTCTGATGCTAATGGGATATTGCGCGAATCGGGTGGGATGCAGGTTAAGGCAGAAAATCGATGA
- the guaA gene encoding glutamine-hydrolyzing GMP synthase produces MDKILILDFGSQVTQLIARRVREAGAYCEIHPFNRTDEQIKAFAPKGIILSGSPASTTEDGSPRAPQAVWDLGVPVLAICYGQQTLCMQLGGLVESGHTREFGKAELQITESCALFEGLWPTGSTQQVWMSHGDRVTKIPEGFKVVATSTGAPFAFIANDERKIYATQFHPEVVHTLDGAKLLGTFVHKICGIGADWSMKAFRETEIAKIRAQVGTGKVICGLSGGVDSSVAAVLIHEAIGEQLTCIFVDTGLMREGEGEEVVTLFRKHYNIPLVHVQAQDMFLKALAGVSDPETKRKTIGKLFIDVFEAEARKIGGAGFLAQGTLYPDVIESVSFTGGPSVTIKSHHNVGGLPERMNMKLVEPLRELFKDEVRKLGKELGLPETFVSRHPFPGPGLAIRVLSDITEEKLAILRKADVVYLDEIRKAGLYDEIWQAFAVLLPVRTVGVMGDGRSYDYVLGLRAVTSVDGMTAESYAFDHAFLAKVATRIINEVRGVNRVVYDVTSKPPGTIEWE; encoded by the coding sequence ATGGACAAAATTCTTATTCTCGATTTCGGATCGCAAGTCACGCAGCTGATTGCGCGGCGCGTGCGCGAAGCGGGGGCGTACTGCGAGATTCACCCCTTTAACCGGACGGATGAGCAGATCAAGGCCTTTGCGCCCAAGGGGATTATCCTCTCCGGCTCGCCCGCCTCGACCACGGAAGACGGCAGCCCGCGCGCGCCTCAAGCCGTGTGGGATTTGGGCGTTCCCGTTCTGGCCATCTGCTATGGCCAGCAAACGCTTTGCATGCAGCTGGGCGGCCTTGTGGAAAGCGGCCATACCCGCGAGTTTGGCAAAGCGGAATTGCAAATCACCGAAAGCTGCGCGTTGTTTGAGGGGCTGTGGCCCACCGGCTCAACGCAGCAAGTCTGGATGAGCCACGGCGACCGCGTGACCAAGATCCCCGAAGGCTTCAAGGTTGTGGCAACCAGCACAGGCGCACCGTTCGCCTTCATTGCGAATGACGAGCGCAAGATTTACGCAACGCAATTCCATCCTGAAGTCGTTCATACGCTGGACGGTGCGAAGCTTTTGGGCACCTTTGTGCATAAAATATGTGGAATCGGTGCGGATTGGAGCATGAAGGCCTTTCGCGAGACGGAAATCGCCAAAATCCGCGCTCAAGTCGGCACTGGCAAGGTTATTTGCGGTCTTTCGGGCGGCGTGGACAGCTCCGTCGCGGCGGTGTTGATTCACGAGGCGATTGGTGAGCAGCTGACCTGCATCTTTGTCGATACGGGCCTGATGCGCGAAGGCGAGGGCGAGGAAGTCGTCACGCTGTTCCGGAAACATTACAACATCCCGCTTGTCCATGTACAGGCACAGGATATGTTTTTAAAGGCTTTGGCGGGCGTCAGCGATCCGGAGACCAAGCGCAAGACCATCGGCAAATTATTTATCGATGTGTTCGAGGCCGAGGCGCGCAAGATCGGCGGCGCAGGTTTCCTAGCACAGGGGACTTTGTATCCCGATGTGATCGAAAGCGTGTCCTTTACGGGCGGGCCGAGCGTCACGATCAAGTCGCATCACAATGTCGGCGGCCTGCCAGAGCGCATGAACATGAAGCTGGTTGAACCTTTGCGCGAACTCTTCAAGGATGAGGTGAGGAAACTTGGCAAAGAGCTTGGTTTACCTGAAACTTTTGTCTCTCGGCATCCTTTTCCGGGGCCGGGTCTCGCAATTCGTGTCTTAAGCGATATAACCGAGGAAAAACTGGCTATTTTGCGCAAAGCAGACGTGGTTTACCTCGATGAGATCCGAAAAGCGGGTCTTTATGACGAAATTTGGCAGGCTTTTGCCGTTTTGTTGCCCGTTCGCACCGTGGGCGTCATGGGTGATGGCCGTTCGTACGATTATGTGCTAGGTTTACGCGCTGTCACGTCCGTTGACGGGATGACGGCAGAGTCCTACGCTTTCGATCATGCGTTTCTGGCCAAGGTGGCGACTCGTATCATCAATGAGGTGCGCGGCGTCAATCGCGTCGTCTATGACGTGACCAGCAAACCGCCCGGCACAATTGAATGGGAATAA
- a CDS encoding F0F1 ATP synthase subunit gamma — translation MPSLKDLKNRIASVKSTRKITSAMKMVAASKLRRAQDQAESSRPYAKFILRMTQDLARTIEISPESSPLLVGREKQQTVLLVVLTSDRGLCGAFNGSIIREARRRIVALEKEGKTVRLICVGRRAYNLLHREHEAKILHKVESAAKKQIDLADAQELSDRLIALFEEGAFDVAHIIFNRFKSAISQIVSVEQLIPFGVPEANDNDAEGRLACEIFEPEQNTLMAALLRRNLTAQLFADLMESSAGEQGARMTAMDNATRNAGDMIDRLTLNYNRSRQAYITKELIEIISGAEAV, via the coding sequence ATGCCCAGTTTAAAAGACCTCAAAAACCGTATCGCCAGCGTGAAGTCCACGCGCAAAATCACGTCCGCTATGAAGATGGTGGCGGCCAGCAAGCTGCGCCGTGCTCAGGACCAAGCGGAATCGTCGCGGCCTTACGCCAAGTTTATTTTGCGCATGACGCAGGACTTGGCGCGGACGATTGAAATCAGCCCCGAATCGTCCCCTCTTTTGGTTGGACGTGAAAAACAACAAACCGTGTTGCTTGTCGTTCTCACTTCGGATCGCGGCTTGTGCGGCGCTTTTAACGGCTCCATCATTCGCGAGGCGCGCCGCCGCATTGTGGCGCTAGAGAAAGAGGGCAAAACCGTTCGTTTGATTTGCGTCGGGCGTAGGGCTTACAACCTTTTGCACCGTGAGCATGAGGCCAAGATTTTGCACAAAGTCGAAAGCGCCGCGAAGAAGCAGATTGATCTTGCGGATGCCCAAGAATTAAGTGATCGCCTGATCGCGTTGTTTGAAGAGGGCGCGTTTGATGTCGCCCACATCATTTTCAACCGCTTTAAATCTGCTATCTCACAAATTGTGTCGGTAGAACAGCTGATCCCGTTCGGCGTACCTGAGGCCAATGACAACGATGCCGAGGGTCGTTTAGCCTGCGAGATTTTTGAGCCAGAGCAGAATACCTTGATGGCCGCGCTCTTGCGCCGCAATCTGACCGCGCAGCTCTTCGCCGATTTGATGGAAAGCTCGGCGGGCGAGCAGGGCGCACGTATGACAGCCATGGATAACGCGACCCGCAACGCGGGCGATATGATCGACCGCTTGACTCTCAACTATAACCGCTCACGCCAAGCCTATATCACCAAGGAGCTGATCGAAATCATCTCTGGCGCGGAGGCTGTGTAA
- the atpD gene encoding F0F1 ATP synthase subunit beta, protein MTTKPTTSEGHITQVMGAVVDVQFDGVLPSILNALTTKIEERTLVLEVAQHLGENTVRAIAMDTTDGMVRGQKVVDLGCPIMMPVGPETLGRILNVIGEPVDERGPIVTKQKLPIHRDAPEFTEQSTEKQVLVTGIKVVDLLAPYSRGGKIGLFGGAGVGKTVLIQELINNVAKAHGGYSVFAGVGERTREGNDLYHEMIDSGIVKTDGPGSKVALVYGQMNEPPGARARVALSGLTLAEYFRDEEGQDVLFFVDNIFRFTQAGSEVSALLGRIPSAVGYQPTLATDMGALQERITTTNKGSITSVQAIYVPADDLTDPAPATSFAHLDATTVLSRQIAELGIYPAVDPLDSTSRILDPLVVGEEHYNTARAVQKILQTYKSLQDIIAILGMDELSEEDRLVVARARKIQRFLSQPFHVAEVFTGSPGVFVKLEDTIKGFKGIVDGQYDHLPESAFYMVGTIEEAVAKAEKMAKAAA, encoded by the coding sequence ATGACGACCAAACCAACCACCAGCGAAGGCCACATCACTCAAGTCATGGGTGCCGTCGTTGACGTGCAATTTGATGGCGTTCTTCCGTCGATTTTGAACGCTTTGACCACCAAGATTGAAGAGCGCACGCTCGTTTTGGAAGTGGCTCAACATTTGGGTGAAAACACTGTTCGCGCCATCGCCATGGACACGACGGACGGCATGGTGCGTGGCCAGAAAGTTGTCGATTTAGGTTGCCCGATCATGATGCCTGTTGGCCCCGAAACGCTGGGTCGCATCTTGAACGTCATCGGCGAGCCGGTTGATGAGCGTGGCCCCATCGTCACCAAGCAAAAGCTTCCCATTCACCGCGATGCGCCCGAGTTCACCGAGCAATCGACGGAAAAGCAAGTTCTGGTCACGGGCATTAAGGTCGTTGATCTTCTCGCGCCTTACTCACGCGGCGGTAAAATCGGTTTGTTCGGCGGCGCTGGCGTCGGCAAGACCGTTCTGATTCAAGAGCTGATCAACAACGTCGCCAAGGCGCACGGTGGCTATTCCGTGTTTGCGGGCGTGGGTGAGCGTACCCGCGAAGGCAACGATCTGTATCACGAAATGATCGATTCCGGCATCGTCAAGACCGACGGGCCCGGATCGAAAGTGGCGCTGGTCTACGGCCAGATGAACGAACCCCCGGGTGCGCGCGCTCGTGTGGCTTTGTCCGGTTTGACCTTGGCCGAGTATTTCCGCGATGAAGAAGGCCAAGACGTTCTGTTCTTCGTGGATAACATCTTCCGCTTTACGCAGGCGGGTTCGGAAGTGTCGGCCTTGCTGGGCCGCATTCCTTCGGCGGTGGGTTATCAACCGACCCTCGCCACGGACATGGGCGCATTGCAAGAGCGCATCACGACGACGAACAAAGGCTCCATCACTTCGGTGCAAGCCATTTACGTTCCGGCGGACGATCTTACCGATCCGGCTCCGGCGACGTCGTTTGCCCACTTGGACGCCACCACGGTTCTTTCGCGTCAGATTGCCGAGCTTGGCATTTATCCCGCCGTTGATCCTTTGGATTCGACCAGTCGTATTCTTGATCCGTTGGTTGTGGGTGAGGAACACTACAACACCGCCCGCGCTGTGCAGAAGATTTTGCAGACCTACAAGTCCTTGCAAGACATCATTGCCATCTTGGGCATGGATGAACTCTCCGAAGAAGATCGCTTGGTCGTCGCGCGTGCACGCAAGATTCAGCGCTTCCTCTCGCAGCCGTTCCATGTTGCCGAAGTGTTTACGGGCAGCCCAGGTGTGTTCGTCAAGCTTGAGGACACGATCAAGGGCTTTAAGGGCATCGTGGATGGTCAGTATGACCATCTGCCTGAATCGGCCTTCTACATGGTCGGAACGATTGAAGAAGCCGTCGCCAAGGCCGAGAAAATGGCCAAGGCAGCAGCATAA
- the atpC gene encoding ATP synthase F1 subunit epsilon: protein MANQLQFELASPQKLACSKPVVMVTVPGGEGDFGVMLGHAPMATTVAMGVVEAYEHDQTTVTERWFVAGGFCEVVGDRCTVMADQVIAIKDLKKDILEEEIASLAKEAANDSDAAQKMAIAQAKLQVIG from the coding sequence ATGGCTAACCAACTGCAATTCGAATTGGCCTCACCGCAAAAGCTGGCGTGCAGCAAGCCTGTCGTGATGGTGACGGTTCCGGGCGGCGAGGGCGACTTTGGCGTCATGCTTGGACATGCGCCTATGGCCACGACTGTGGCGATGGGCGTTGTTGAAGCCTATGAGCATGACCAAACGACTGTGACAGAGCGCTGGTTCGTTGCAGGCGGCTTTTGTGAGGTTGTGGGCGACCGCTGCACCGTGATGGCCGATCAAGTCATCGCGATAAAAGATTTGAAGAAAGATATTCTTGAAGAGGAAATCGCCAGCTTAGCCAAAGAAGCCGCCAACGATTCTGACGCGGCACAGAAAATGGCCATCGCTCAAGCGAAGTTGCAGGTGATTGGCTAG
- the hyfB gene encoding hydrogenase 4 subunit B → MSLTMAQLAVLLTLMSSVAALVFARQPRFMISLSFFLLGLSGLVAVAAGGMALLGNQVEQTILPIGLPWLHVCLHIDALAAFFLFIVGFVTFVASCYGPSYISRHADDGVHAVGTLTFFTGLFVGGMYLVLLAADAFSFMIAWELMSVASYFLVAYQHDRAENRSAAFIYLLMAVVGGAFILLSYGVLAGFSDGFSFASMAKANLTPAWATIAFSLAFVGFGLKAGIVPLHVWLPQAHPVAPSHISALMSGVMLKVAVYGFIRFVFDLLGGIHWQWGVLVLLVGAISALMGVLYALMQHDLKRLLAYHSVENIGIIYIGLGLSMIFTATNHKEVAAIALVAALYHCLNHALFKSLLFLGAGAVLEQSGQHNMEHMGGLIKKMPVTAACFLVGCVSICALPPFNGFVSEWLIYQAALQGTVLKSGILGTALPITSAMLALTGALAIACFVKVYGVVFLGLPRTEKIHEAHEVPRGMQFSQIILSISCLVFGIFPTWTANVLNVIPQKLLGTGFAGANGDSWLWLTPISKETASYGALPVLIGLLISWVVVYFFLHPPTRDNSIRIAPAWDCGFGPLNARMQYTATSFAMPIRRIFSFAWHVSEKVEPAHMGKGPHYFLHVSDWVWMYAYAPIGKIIHKVAERTARIQGGDLRIYLCYSFFTLLFLLWVIV, encoded by the coding sequence ATGTCTTTGACAATGGCTCAGCTGGCGGTACTTTTAACCCTCATGTCTTCGGTTGCGGCGCTCGTTTTCGCGAGACAGCCCCGTTTTATGATCAGCTTGTCGTTCTTCTTGCTTGGCCTATCCGGCCTTGTAGCCGTTGCAGCGGGCGGCATGGCCTTGCTAGGCAATCAGGTTGAGCAAACCATTCTCCCCATCGGCCTTCCTTGGCTGCATGTTTGCCTTCATATCGATGCTCTTGCGGCTTTCTTTCTCTTCATTGTCGGGTTCGTCACTTTCGTCGCATCCTGCTATGGACCATCCTATATAAGTCGTCACGCCGATGATGGCGTGCATGCTGTTGGCACGCTAACCTTTTTCACGGGTCTTTTTGTCGGCGGTATGTACCTTGTGCTTTTGGCGGCGGACGCTTTTTCCTTTATGATTGCTTGGGAATTGATGTCGGTCGCAAGCTATTTTCTTGTGGCCTATCAGCATGACAGAGCGGAAAATCGCAGCGCCGCCTTTATCTATCTTCTTATGGCCGTTGTTGGTGGGGCGTTTATCCTTCTTTCCTATGGCGTCCTAGCTGGCTTTAGCGATGGGTTTAGCTTTGCTTCTATGGCAAAAGCGAACCTTACCCCCGCATGGGCCACCATCGCCTTTTCGCTCGCCTTTGTCGGGTTTGGGCTTAAAGCCGGTATCGTTCCGTTGCATGTTTGGTTGCCTCAGGCGCATCCTGTCGCACCTTCCCACATCTCAGCCTTGATGTCTGGCGTCATGCTTAAAGTCGCCGTCTATGGTTTTATCCGTTTTGTCTTTGACCTATTAGGGGGCATCCACTGGCAGTGGGGTGTTCTGGTTCTTCTGGTCGGCGCGATTTCGGCTCTTATGGGCGTTTTGTATGCCCTTATGCAGCACGATCTTAAACGCCTTCTCGCCTACCACAGCGTCGAAAACATCGGGATCATCTATATCGGCCTTGGCCTCTCCATGATTTTCACGGCAACCAACCATAAGGAAGTTGCCGCTATTGCCTTGGTCGCCGCTCTTTATCACTGTCTCAATCACGCCTTGTTCAAGAGCTTGCTCTTTTTGGGGGCGGGCGCGGTTTTAGAACAAAGCGGCCAACACAATATGGAGCATATGGGCGGTCTCATCAAAAAGATGCCCGTCACAGCGGCTTGCTTTTTGGTCGGATGCGTCAGTATTTGCGCCCTTCCTCCCTTTAACGGCTTTGTCTCAGAATGGCTGATTTACCAAGCCGCTTTGCAAGGCACGGTTTTAAAGAGTGGCATTTTGGGAACGGCTCTTCCCATCACGTCCGCCATGCTGGCGTTGACAGGGGCTTTGGCTATTGCCTGCTTTGTCAAGGTCTACGGGGTCGTTTTCTTAGGGCTTCCCCGCACCGAGAAAATCCATGAAGCGCATGAAGTTCCTCGCGGCATGCAATTTTCCCAAATCATCCTGTCCATCAGCTGCTTGGTTTTTGGTATCTTCCCAACATGGACAGCAAACGTCCTTAACGTCATCCCGCAAAAACTTCTGGGCACAGGGTTTGCGGGAGCCAATGGCGACAGCTGGTTGTGGTTGACCCCCATCAGCAAAGAGACAGCCTCGTATGGTGCGCTTCCTGTCCTGATCGGTCTTTTGATCAGCTGGGTCGTCGTTTACTTCTTCCTTCACCCGCCCACACGCGACAACAGCATCCGTATTGCTCCGGCATGGGATTGCGGGTTTGGGCCTTTGAACGCACGCATGCAATACACAGCCACGTCCTTTGCCATGCCCATTCGTCGGATTTTCTCCTTCGCTTGGCATGTTTCGGAGAAAGTCGAGCCCGCGCATATGGGCAAGGGGCCTCACTATTTCCTTCATGTTAGTGACTGGGTTTGGATGTACGCGTATGCGCCTATTGGCAAAATTATCCATAAGGTTGCCGAAAGAACGGCGCGCATTCAAGGGGGCGATCTTCGTATTTACCTCTGCTATTCCTTCTTTACCTTACTCTTTTTGCTCTGGGTGATCGTATGA
- a CDS encoding NADH-quinone oxidoreductase subunit H — translation MTGWIFALVQTLCVVLFAPFLAGWVKWVKCKLQNRQGPAPWQPYRDLLRLSRKQVVLADVASPIFRAAPYIVFGATVVAASVLPIVSTQLPTAALADVIVLVGIFALTRFFLALAGMDVGTSFGGMGSSREVTLSSLAEPALLMTFFTLAMNVSSTNLSSAVSHLAQANFTLAPSLIFSFMALLLVAVAETGRIPIDNPATHLELTMIHEAMILEYSGRHLLLMEWASMLKLTLYSILIVNLIVPWGVAMTMEPKDVAFAAITVLGKLMALGILLAVSETSQAKMRLFRAPQYLGMAFILSLLGMMSHIILEVR, via the coding sequence ATGACGGGCTGGATCTTTGCGCTTGTTCAAACGCTTTGCGTTGTCCTTTTTGCTCCCTTTTTGGCCGGTTGGGTCAAATGGGTAAAATGTAAGTTGCAGAACAGGCAGGGGCCTGCTCCATGGCAACCCTATCGTGATCTGCTGCGCCTTTCCAGAAAGCAGGTTGTGCTGGCGGATGTGGCTTCGCCCATTTTCCGTGCTGCGCCTTATATTGTTTTCGGCGCCACTGTCGTCGCCGCCTCTGTTTTGCCCATCGTCTCGACGCAGCTGCCCACAGCGGCTTTGGCGGATGTTATCGTTTTGGTTGGGATTTTCGCTCTTACGCGCTTCTTCCTCGCCTTGGCGGGCATGGATGTCGGCACGTCCTTTGGCGGTATGGGTTCTTCGCGTGAGGTGACTCTATCCTCTCTTGCCGAGCCTGCGCTTTTGATGACCTTCTTCACGTTGGCGATGAACGTATCCAGCACCAACCTGTCCTCTGCCGTGTCCCATCTTGCTCAGGCTAACTTTACCTTAGCGCCGTCGCTCATCTTTTCTTTTATGGCGCTGCTTCTTGTCGCCGTGGCAGAAACAGGGCGCATTCCTATTGATAATCCTGCCACGCATCTTGAGCTTACCATGATTCATGAAGCCATGATTCTGGAGTACAGTGGCCGCCACCTCCTTTTGATGGAGTGGGCTTCCATGCTCAAGCTCACGCTCTATTCGATTTTGATCGTCAACCTGATCGTTCCATGGGGCGTGGCAATGACGATGGAGCCGAAGGATGTTGCGTTTGCCGCTATCACCGTGTTGGGCAAGTTAATGGCGCTTGGCATTTTGCTGGCGGTTTCAGAAACGTCTCAAGCCAAAATGCGTTTGTTCCGCGCCCCCCAATATCTTGGCATGGCCTTTATTCTGTCCCTTCTTGGGATGATGAGCCATATTATCCTAGAGGTTCGATAA